Proteins co-encoded in one Arachis hypogaea cultivar Tifrunner chromosome 13, arahy.Tifrunner.gnm2.J5K5, whole genome shotgun sequence genomic window:
- the LOC112734778 gene encoding uncharacterized protein, whose translation MLEGDAQHWWQGIQRLLQQDEGNILWDVFKEEFYKKYFPRATREAKEMELMQLKQGSISVAEYTRKFEDLCRFSKVCQGNPADFEEWKCLKFEGGLREDLLNSVVPLEIRNFAELVNKSQLVEDCAKKIAAARMNHPGSSFQNYNRYTAPQGRNFKQGAMPSRRYNQNRNVHARPTGGNGGRMRQDMGKRPQQAQMRPACRQCGKEHGGRPYQLTGVICFSCGKPGHMAKDCPKKPVQGIDRPRQQGRVFAMTADDAMKLDSLIQGQCYVKSQLLTVLYDSGASHSFISETVAHELGLDFTMLDYNLIVRTPTSQNALTSQVCQQVPFVIEARTFIHDLVCLPLCGLDIILGLDWLSKHHVFLDCFKRIATFPSSEMHTEPVESCTFYLNSLRVISSNSGLEGYVLLSASSETNEQDLEQIRVVKEFSDVFPDDIPEFPPQREIEFSIDLVPGAGPISIAPYRMSPLELAELKKQLNELLGKKFIRPSVSPWGAPVLLVKKKDGGMRLCVDYRQLNKITIKNKYLLPRIDDLMDQLRGATVFSKIDLRSGYHQIRVKESDIPKTAFRTRYGHYEYMVMSFGLTNAPAVFIDYMNRIFRPYLDQFVVVFIDDILIYSKTEEEHGEHLRIVLQILRARKLYAKLSKCEFWATEVAFLGHVITRDGITVDPLKIEAVV comes from the coding sequence ATGTTGGAAGGGGATGCTCAGCACTGGTGGCAGGGCATTCAACGTTTATTGCAGCAAGATGAGGGTAACATTTTGTGGGATGTTTTtaaagaagagttctataagaagtactttcctagAGCTACTCGTGaggcaaaggagatggagttgatGCAGTTAAAACAGGGAAGTATCTCTGTTGCTGAGTATACAAGGAAGTTTGAAGATTTATGTCGTTTTTCCAAGGTTTGTCAAGGGAATCCAGCAGATTTCGAAGAGTGGAAATGTTTGAAATTTGAAGGGGGACTCCGTGAAGATTTGTTGAACTCAGTGGTTCCATTGGAAATACGGAATTTTGCGGAGTTGGTTAATAAGAGTCAGCTAGTAGAGGACTGTGCTAAGAAGATAGCTGCAGCTCGGATGAATCACCCAGGATCTTCTTTTCAGAATTATAATCGGTATACAGCTCCTCAGGGAAGGAATTTTAAGCAGGGAGCAATGCCTTCACGAAGGTACAATCAGAATAGAAATGTTCATGCACGTCCTACAGGAGGGAATGGAGGAAGAATGAGACAGGATATGGGTAAGCGACCTCAGCAGGCGCAGATGCGACCAGCATGTAGGCAGTGCGGAAAGGAGCATGGAGGTAGACCTTATCAGCTTACAGGCGTTATCTGTTTTTCTTGTGGTAAGCCTGGACATATGGCTAAGGACTGTCCGAAGAAGCCAGTACAAGGAATAGATAGGCCGCGACAGCAAGGACGTGTGTTTGCTATGACTGCTGATGACGCAATGAAATTAGACTCCCTAattcaaggtcagtgttatgtcaaatCTCAACtcttaactgtactgtatgactctGGTGCATCACATTCATTTATTTCTGAGACTGTTGCGCATGAGTTGGGATTAGATTTCACCATGTTAGATTATAATCTAATTGTTCGTACACCCACATCTCAAAATGCCTTGACTAGTCAAGTATGTCAACAGGTGCCTTTTGTTATTGAGGCTAGGACTTTTATACATGACCTGGTTTGTTTGCCTTTGTGtggtttagatattattttaggTCTAGATTGGTTGTCCAagcatcatgttttccttgattgtttTAAACGAATTGCTACATTTCCATCATCTGAAATGCACACTGAACCAGTTGAGTCTTGTACTTTCTATTTGAATTCCCtaagagttatttctagtaatagtGGGTTAGAGGGTTACGTTCTACTATCGGCTAGCTCAGAAACTAATGAACAAGACTTGGAGCAAATCCGAGTGGTGAAGGAGTTTTCTGATGTTTTTCCGGATGAtatacctgagtttccacctcagAGAGAGATAGAGTTTAGTATTGATCTGGTTCCTGGAGCCGGACCAATTTCTATAGCACCGTATCGGATGTCACCGTTGGAACTAGCAGAGTTAAAGAAGCAGTTGAATGAATTGCTGGGGAAGAAGTTTATTCGTCCGAGTGTATCACCATGGGGAGCTCCAGTgttactagtaaagaagaaggatggtggaatgaggTTATGTGTGGATTATCGGCAATTGAACAAGATCACAATCAAGAACAAGTATCTACTCCCAAGGATAGATGATCTGATGGACCAGCTGAGAGGTGCGACAGTATTCTCAAAGATTGATTTACGGTCAGGTTACCATCAAATCCGGGTGAAGGAATCAGATATACCTAAGACTGCCTTTCGAACTAGGTACGGTCACTATGAGTATATGGTTATGTCCTTTGGACTGACTAATGCTCCTGCTGTATTCATAGATTATATGAATCGCATTTTTCGTCCGTATCTAGATCAGTTTGTGGTAGTCTTTATAGATGATATCCTCATCTATTCCAAGACAGAAGAAGAACATGGAGAGCATTTGAGGATTGTGTTACAAATATTAAGAGCACGGAAGCTATATGCGAAGTTGTCGAAATGTGAGTTTTGGGCGACAGAAGTGGCATTCTTGGGACATGTGATCACACGAGATGGAATAACTGTAGATCCTTTAAAGATCGAGGCCGTAGTATAA